A section of the Petrimonas sulfuriphila genome encodes:
- a CDS encoding ABC transporter permease, with amino-acid sequence MSQLKYLIEKEFKQISRNAIIPKMIVLYPVLVLLIFPWAINFEVKNIQINVVDNARSVYSQRLINKIDASAYFILTGVSTRYNDAISDIEKEKADIVLEIPASFDTDMVKERRAKVMISANAVNSTQGLLGNNYLTQIINDYSQELRTELFPASELSDASHIDAVTDYRYNKRLDYKTFMLPAFIVLMMTLICGILPSLNIVIEKETGTIQQINATPVSKFNFILAKLIPYWIIGLVILTLSFLVTWVIYGLLPSGSFATLYISAVVFLLGITGLGIIISNYSDTLQQSMFLVMFFILIIILLSGMFTPVSAMPGWAQAVAYANPLTYFIEIMRLVYLKGSALPDLFKPLMWLTGFAVFFNTWAVLSYKKRG; translated from the coding sequence ATGAGTCAACTTAAATACCTCATTGAGAAAGAGTTCAAGCAGATCAGCAGGAATGCGATCATACCCAAGATGATCGTGCTGTATCCGGTTTTGGTACTGTTGATCTTTCCGTGGGCGATTAATTTTGAAGTGAAGAACATACAAATCAACGTGGTGGACAATGCCAGAAGTGTCTACTCCCAACGGTTGATAAACAAAATAGATGCATCAGCTTATTTTATTCTTACGGGTGTATCCACCCGTTACAACGATGCCATTAGCGATATAGAGAAAGAAAAGGCGGATATTGTCTTGGAAATTCCCGCTTCATTCGACACCGATATGGTGAAGGAGCGACGTGCTAAGGTAATGATTTCAGCAAACGCTGTAAACAGTACACAGGGGTTGTTGGGGAACAATTACCTGACGCAGATTATCAATGATTATTCGCAGGAACTTCGTACTGAACTCTTTCCGGCATCCGAACTGTCGGATGCATCGCACATTGATGCCGTAACCGATTACCGTTACAACAAACGCCTCGATTACAAAACCTTTATGCTGCCGGCGTTTATTGTGCTCATGATGACGCTGATATGCGGTATTTTGCCTTCACTGAACATCGTGATTGAAAAAGAGACCGGCACCATCCAGCAGATCAACGCCACGCCGGTGAGTAAATTTAATTTTATTCTGGCAAAGCTTATTCCGTACTGGATTATCGGGCTTGTTATCCTGACCCTGTCGTTCTTGGTCACGTGGGTGATTTACGGATTGCTTCCGTCGGGAAGTTTTGCCACGCTGTATATCTCCGCCGTTGTTTTCCTGCTGGGGATTACCGGATTGGGAATCATCATTTCCAACTATTCCGACACGTTACAGCAGTCGATGTTTCTGGTTATGTTTTTTATTCTGATCATTATCCTGCTCAGCGGGATGTTCACCCCTGTTTCCGCCATGCCCGGGTGGGCACAGGCTGTCGCTTATGCCAATCCCCTCACCTACTTCATCGAGATCATGCGGCTCGTATATCTGAAGGGCAGTGCATTGCCCGATCTTTTTAAGCCGTTGATGTGGCTAACCGGGTTTGCGGTGTTCTTCAATACGTGGGCGGTATTGAGTTATAAAAAACGTGGCTGA